GCTTTATAGTCAAAACCACATCTGGTAGATTACATAAATGTGCCCAATAGTAAACTTCCCAAATGTGTAGTACAATTATATGGTTGGGTGACCCTAGGGAACAATGTATTGCAGGAAGAGGGAGGAAATTCtttatgtaatttttataaACCAGTAAGAGATCTCCATACAAATGAATGTGCTTTCTGATATGAGGTATAGTATTATATTTCTCTATAAGATGTTTAGATCATTCAGTAGTAGTATATCTAAAGAATCCCCACAGTAGTACAGCTACCCACCATATGCTTAAAACACGCATGAATGtacactgttgtttttttttgtacaaacatttaaacctTAAGCTTCTCTTTTAGCAAGGAAGTGCTGTAATTTGCACTGGTTTCCTTTTTTTAATTTCCTTATTACTTATTTTCTTATTTCTTTGCACACTTGTTTATATTCTTAACACATTATGCGTGCAATAGTTATCAAACAAACACTGATAGAATGTGATGGTCTTTTTGTTTTGTGAAAAATGGCTCTTGCTTTCAGCACTTGATTAGTCAATCCAGCCATGTGTGTCCTGTATGTTCACTAACTGAAATGATGCAGTAGCTATTGGTAATTGAATAAGGTCCCATGATGTGTGGAATAATACATCAGCTTTATTGCTTGGTATCTAATGTCGACATGTAATAAAATCTTAATTGGTGACTGGATCATTGATAACCACTTGAATTGTTAACCAGCAACGcatcacatttaatattatacGTTGCACATGGATTAGAAACAGGTGTATAAACAATTTGTATACTGTCCTTGACCagtgtaaaacaataagagaaTATTTTTGAAAGTTATGGGGACTTTTGTCAAGCAGTATGGTCTTCTTGTTGTCCCAAGTATTGTTTCATTGTTGGGTATTGTAGTGTAATGGTCAAACTTATTGTGAGTGTGGCACTCCTGTGTACTTGTGCAGACTAGGTGATGGAAAAAAGGACAGCTACTAAATCAAAAAACAACACATATCTGTTATTTCCTACATAAGTTAATACTGGCTCATCGACCAAATGTAATGGAATGTTTGTGTAGGCAAACTATGGTGGTGTCAGTATGTATTTAGACATGTTTGGTACACATGAAGGAGCAGTATTTATTCTGTTTCTTTAGCAACACAGCATAGTGAGTTACATACCACAGTGAAACGTTCAGACAACTATGCCACTGGTAACAGGTACTACCAATAGACCTGTAGACACATATAGACTAATGGCTTTTCATCTATTACTCTTCACTAGAAGAATGAGTACTAGAATCAGTTTTGTTTAAAGCATTGTCCTCCTCTACATAAATAACTGGTTTCACCATGAATTAAGTTTGCCCCGTAAACTTTATTACAAGAAATGTTTCACCGTTATGGAgccatttccaatccatgtatatattatctgtggtatcaagagttaataatagtgcaTACAATGAAGCCTATATAATAGTGATACCTTGAAAACTGTCCGGATTTTATCAGAGCTGCTTAAGTCAGTTTATGCACTAAGAGATGTACACCTGTATAGTAAAAACCATAACATATTATACAAGTGTCATGGTGGAGCATGTACTATTTTACTATTTATTTTATTCTACAGTTCACACAGTCAATCATGAGTTCCCTTGAACGGTCACCCAGTCCTTTGTTGTTACATAAACAAACGAGTGAGTTACTACCTGATGAACGCAGCCCTCCATCATCACAACTGACTGTGCCAATGCAATTGGGGTCTAATTCAGCATCTCCTTCACCGCAAATGAAGCACAAGAAAATAACTGCAGTGACTGAaggtgtgtgtttgtttttgtgcgtgtgtacatgtgtgtgggtgtgcgtgtgcgtgtacgtgtgtgaactagctacagtatatacagtaggAAGATTTGCCATACACATTTATAACCAAGGGtacataatagaaaccaagagtatcaaAACGGTGTATTAGCTTGTGATTAATGGTTGCATAAaataacacggatatttcagcaagagttcataatatagagagggagGGCTCCCTCTctataatatgaactcttgatttcagtaattgttcgtttacgtgaaatggtaatttgaaatgcgtatGTGGCAACAGGTCATTGTTTGCCAGTTTTCTGTGTTATTCagccaagtattcaacagtttttgtacaaggaaagtgtagtaaggacccaaggtAACTCCAGCTCGCTAAAAAAACTGTTGAACAAATGAGCGTGTTGCCACATCTTCAAGGATTTTGGCAATGCCAGAACTTAAACATTAGCTGTATATATATCACTTTAatgctatcatgttttcacttggtttagtgATTGGAATTGGGTTAAATATAGCAACTCTTAATCGCAATATAAACAAAGTTACTGAATTATCTGTGTTAGTTCACACACGGGGTAATACACCagttcgatactcttggttactattatatactcttgttatAACTGATTACAATGATACTCCATTGGTGGCTATGTGATTGCTGCTACAGTACTTgtgcacatgtatgtatgtacgtgtaCATTAATACACAACACATCATCACTACAATCACAATACACTAATTGAACTGTAACACTGATCGACACCAAACCTTTGCTGCATATTAATCGGTAGTTtattaaatgaaatttctagcaCGTCCCATTTGTTGTCCACACCTGCTAGACTGAGAGTCTGCATTCCAGTGTCATCCATCTGCTGCTCGAACTGAACTGTAAATGGGCTTCCTTAAACTTTCATCCAAGCAGCTATGATTCCaacaacatacagtacattgttCACTACTTGTCGTTCTCAAAGTTACATTCTGGCCCCCTTTGTCTCAAAGCTGTGTCCTTACCTCTGCCCTGGCTGTTCCTATGAGTCTGCCTTCACTACACAATGCTTATGCCCTCACATGCAGAGCTCTCCCTCAGGACCTTTTTTCTTGCTCGCTTGCTTGCTCTGGTCTTCATTTGCCAGCTTGTGCTGGTGTGGTGTACATGGTGGTGAAGTGTCACTGTTGCTCTTCCTATTTCATGTCTGTTCTGGTAGGAATGTCACTTTCTTCCACCGCACATTGCTCAACATCTTGCTCACATCTATCATGTATTTATGCTTCCGTGAATTTATTGTTTATGCAATATATTGATTTTGTCGTATTTTCACAAAATTGAAGGTTAGTTCCTCAATTATAGGTATGAAATAATTATAGGTATGAAATCCACTATAGAATAAACTCTGCCTATATTGTAGCTACATCCCTGGTACGTACACTTGCTATCtgctttattattttattttacaaataaAATTATACAGATCAATCTGTAGAGAAACTTGCAGCATTGATTAATACTACTATAGTTGGTTATCACAGACGTggtgtataataataataataatatgatgcTTAATAAAATACATACATCAATAGGTGCAACCACATTCAACCCGCACGAAGGGCAGATACTGCTGCTAGTAGTAAAACATTTTGAAAAGCACTGGTATTCTTCAATATGCATTTCAAAACTTGTGGGCATCTATCCAATGAAAATTTTCATTTATTGAAATAGTGTATAGCATTAGTGTATGTTATGTGTTGTGTATGGTTTTTTGAGTGAGAGTTTACATTATGTTTGTTAAGGTGTTTGGAGTGTGCTActatgtgtgtgttctattagggtatttttgTATAATTCACAGTATTAAGGTGTTTCTATCCTGATATTAAAATTGTTTTCTATTCAGGTTTTGTATTGGTCAGACTTGTTCTACTGTTAATTCTAGTTCTGTAGTCTTTATAACAGGCTGTTGGCTCCTTACTCTCAATGTTTTTTTTATCAGCCATTTACAAACATTTTAGTATAATGCACTATACAGGGTTGTGTAAGGGTTTCTGATTTAATATTTAACTACTAGAAACTGTGGTATTGTAACACTGATGTTGCCATTTCTAAATTGTTTtagtgtagcatgtgtgtgtacgACAACTTGTTTGTAGCGGTATCGTTGAAGACTCAAAAGTGCAAGGGAAGCACAATTACCTAGACTGGACTGGAATCTGGACTCAAGTCTACGTACTACATTCTCCCACGCTCATCAAAGGGTGCTAGCCGGTTTCTTGAAACACTATAATAGAATGTTCAGAATTTCATGGCACATACTGAGTAGAGAGAACATAGACTACCACAATTCATGACTTGTGTAAACATGTAGATCTAGCTAGTGAAACATTGTAAGGCATGCATGTAGGTGATTCCATGGCACTGCAACTCCACTgtttgtgattgttctattagagtagtttaattGCTTTCACCTATGTAGGTGACTTACACTGTAGTCTTGATCCTTTTGTCATTGGGTCAGGTTGACAAGACAAGGACAGGATTTGTTGCTCGAGACTAAGTCAGCCACATAGCTTGAGcaattaactactctaataaaataatcTGAAACATTGGAGGGAGATTGCTGTACCCGTGGAAATCGCCCGCACTGCATGCCTTATAATGTTTCACTACACCAAATAGCTAGATCTACACAAGTCATGAATTGTGGTAGTCTATGTTCTctactctatatatatatatgtgtgtgtgcatgaaaattctgaatgttctattagagtgcttcAAGAAACTGGCTAGTGCCCTTTGGAAGAATGTAGTACGTATTGAAATAGGCTTCAGTCCAGTCCAGGTAATAGTGCTTCCCAAAATGCAAAAAACATAATGAATTATTGGTGtcatattttattttattttaggaATGAGAAAAGTGTTTGGTGGTGGTAAAAGAAATTCGAATTCTTGTGACGTTGTAAGTCTTGTAATATTTTATAGAGTTTTACTTTAGTCATTTACTATTTAAGGAATCCCAAGAATCTACTACATCTGGTGAGAGCTCACTCAAAGAAACATTTGCCAAAGTGTTGTACCAAATTAAAGCTGGAAAACCCCTTCCAACACAGCCACAGCCACAACAGACACAATCTAAACGACGGTATGTATACTGGTTATTTTATAAATGATAGAATTATATTTAGTGTGATGCTGTTGTAGTTATGAACAGCAGTTTTAAAACACTAGTTGATGGTTGATACATGCAGTTAATGTTTAAGTATACAATATGGGAAGATAAAATGTTGAAAGTCCATGAAATCTGTTAAAGAGAAAACCCCCAAGCACCAAAACTACTGAAAATTTTAAACTTGATTTTTGGTCGGCCTGCTAGATTGACCACTACAGTTGCAAAGCTAGAGGCTAACCTATACTGCCCACAACCATCATAATGAATGTCTACTGCTTATATAGTCTTCATTCTTCTGCAATCTTACTTGTCATCAAGTAATGGCAGTGAGGTAACTAGTGCCTACTTGTGATTAGCAGAAGGTTAATTTGTATCTCATTTACCTGGACAACATCCTTGGTCTTCTTGCAAATTTAAATGTTTCAAATAATATTGGCTTCTATATATGTAcacaagtataaagaaaaattaggaatttttaactatagtagggacaatgtagtaccactgcaataaaaagtactggaacaaGAGTAAGTACGtatgtccagatactgtaaaactgtaagaagtgaatatccctactgtgcatttttccgtagcacagtagggatattcacttcttattgttctacagtatctggacattacgtactactccgatccagcttgtttcagtactttttattgcagtggtactacattgtccctactatagtttaaatttttcttgtacttgtttctGAACTTTTTTGTCAATTCATGACCAAAtgcgaggctggttttagggtgatatttttggctggaaaagcccaaaccttcatgatccctaataatagtaatatgtgacccactgagcaaaaacctgacttgtttgcataattctgttttggAGATAAATGCCATTGGAATAATCGGgtaaaaatgcatgctacattaataattttatgcaacattttaatcgcttcagtaaacagtgaaggaagactcgAATcgaatactctaatatagcagtggattcgcctcttcatggagagtaggaatatctttgtttcgtttctgtaccaTGGAGCAAACATGAGTTGTGTGTTTATGTTGCGGTAAAATGTAACTTTATCGTTGCCGTTTTTAAGCTTGAACAGTCTTCTTGCTTGATAGCATGGGTGTATTTTAAGTCAAAACTATACCTTAATGAATACCCCAAGTTCATGGTAAATAGAATagcacaagtcccaactctgtagcccaTTGCACTCGAGAGTAATGATCGATTAAACAAACTCCTGTAAAATTTTTTTCCGTATAAGCACCGTCTGTAAAAatcgattgttttgctcttcttgttgtctatcgctataactccaaaaccaCTGACCAGAaatggctgaaactttaacagtccATTATTTAGAAAACAAAAATGTTATAAAAAcaaaacaagtcgggttttggctcagcgggtcacatatacagtattatcatactGCATGATATTCTCAATCACACAACAGTAGTTGATAGTTGACATACCTACAGGGAAACTACCTGTGTGAATAatttgaaaatcagtatgttAATAGGTTAACCATCACTGCTCAAACTTTTTGCAGCCATGGAGTTACAAAGTTAAAACCTAGCATTAGTAACAAGCGCTCACAAAAAAGATTGATTGTTTTGACAAACCCTTAACTGAGCTAAAATAATGGATAATCTGCCCATCACAGCTTTCAATCATTTGTGTCAATCAGAGTAACAGTTATGGAGTTAAAATACAAAAACCAAATATGTGATAAAAATTtgcaatcgagatactctaatagaacagtcacctttacAGAACATTCATGAGAAAATCACATTGATGTATACAAGTAAAATAAAGGCTATTCTTAAAGAAAGGGAGCTACTATAGCTATAGGtttggctggctttggaactataaacaaaaaaaaaaacagccaaccTGGTGCAGCTCACTGTCATTGCAAAAAcgatcattgcagtcatttcgtAACTGTTACCTTTGTTTTCATAACTTATTTTGTCACCCTGGAGCGCACACATTCTTTTATACAGGTGGTATAGAATATACATACGTTTGGTTTCcatatacatgtagctgcaaACTGCCTGTGTTGCTACCTGAGTCAGAGTATCTGCAGCAGCCTGCGATAGCCTCTGTGGTCTGCGACGTTGAGATGGATAAACAGTTTGCTACACATCCGTATTTCTCCGTATTTTACTAAGTTTAGCAAGCCTTAGAAGCAAACCTGGCAGCAAAGATGTGTTACAACATGGTGCATTACAGATGTTTTAGTGAACCAGGATGAAGCATGATAATTAAGTAGGCATCATTCTTGGTTGAATGTTTCCATTTACCAAATTGTCCTGCCTGCAACGTTGAAAAAACCAGAAAGGTTGAATCTCTCCCAATCCCAACTCTTGAGGTAGCCCTGGCACAGTTGTTGCAACACCAGCTAGGTATGTTTGCATATTATTTTGCATGTCCACTGAAGACCCCAGAAATAATCGCAGGCAGTTTGCGGTTATATGGAAACCAGCCTTCATCATCATGTACTGCATGTTGTGATTGCATGAACAGTTGAGTGCACCAATTAGTTGACATGCTTATTTTTGTGTTtgtaaaagatcaagatattttGATGAGGATGGGTACAACTCAGACCCAGGAATTTTACAAGAGGTACAAACACACACGCCTACCAAtaactataaaacacaaattctACAACATAAATCCGTTGCTGTTGTTACACAACATGTTATGATACAGGGATCAGAGGATGAACCAGACAGCGCTCCTGATCCAGATATTGAGGTGTGTACTACAGTACATTTCACTGTATTGCACTTTAACCCTGTCTTCTCTTGTAGCGTCAGATTGCAAACATTGAAAGAAAAATGCAGAAACAGAAGGAGCTACTACAACAAGAAGAGGAGCTAGTGACTAAAGGTATTGACTGAACTTTGCTATATAACTTATTTGTTTCTTTGGCTAGAATATCATACTGGTGATAGTTCACAGGAGAATGAAACTGGTGCAGAAAATAGaaggtgtgtgttgtgtgggcATATTGATATTTGTAATTttatatgtacatgtttgttCATGTTTTATAATGACAATTGGAGTTGATAGAAAAACTTGATTTGACTAAAATATAATGcatcctcagttatccaaacatgATTATATTCCTAAACACcattatacagtactagtgactgttcaattaagGTATTTCACATTCTGTTAAGATTTGACTTTCATAGAAGTCTGATAAATAAGTTATGTGTAAGTACACCCTTCCTCGAGACACTTCTGAAAACTACTGAGACCTTGACCTGTTCAACAACTAAAATTCCTCTGTCATTGATCATACAATACTTTATCACTAGTTTGCAAGTTCCCAGGTGAAAAGATTTTACAAGTAAGAATTTTGAATTTgggtagggaccatagaaaTACATGGACTGAAGTAGGCAATAGATGTACAATAGCATAGCTGCAGATctagacaacctcccttgtttcataactttttgttaCGGCATAGCCGCTACTCCAATTCATAATTCCTTGTACTTTTTTGGtaacataattgtgactggtgaacccacacacaccacacgtGACACATCAATGGATAGAATGGTGCGAGACATATATATCATAAAATAAATTTCacatctgaatgtgtgccccaattatcaaatactgaaagtgaagtggccattctgcttcattttcagtCCCATCCACTACAAaagaagaacagtacaagaagttcCTCTGCAATTATTCCAGTCACTACATAAAATTGCAAGACAATTTCCACGATAGTCAGCACAAGCACGCTACTTACAAATGAACACCTTCAttgtagtggagaaagaaatgaaaCACAAATTTAAGTCTGTGATGCAtccattgtagctgctgtggctTTTGAAAAGGCATGCCAAAGTAATGTTGAACAGTGTAGAAATCAACTTAACCATagctggctgaaggcatcagataGTTAcataggcagtagaaaattcagttaagtAACTTTTTATTTATATAAAACCTTGTTAGAAATGTTTGGGGTCACTTTGGAGGCATTTTTGGGTTTGAttattagggctgaaacgatcatggttttttagtattcgagtactctctagagttaacgatcgagtactcacgaatactagctatttgtagtcatacccgtttgacatgttttgtaccaaccttaaacagtttacagcttttcaagtaacaacaatgatacacacactatTAAAATACAGATAttagtgtccctgacaaaaaaaaaatgctAATCACaactctacagccttcattgtgtcactccctgatgacaaatacatcatgtgagctgggtcacgtgatcttaacgagtactcgAGTACCATTTTACTATCGAGTACCAAATCCTTAATGAGTACTCTccgagtattagtatttgtttcaacCCTATTGATtatatgcctaaccaatactgccaagctgttgtaAAGGAaaaagtgaagctggtttttaggtTGATAAAACCCCAAACCCTACTACAGCACTACTGTATGATTAGAGCAGCactactgtatgattatagtAGTGAACAGaacacttatctgaacactaaaggtgtttggataactgaggatccactatAATTGCATCTTCACCTACACactcttttttgtaacatttacAGTAGATCCAAACCCAAAATATCATTTCGCTTAAAGTCTAGCAAAGCTGAACAATCAAGAAGAAAAATTGAAAAATATGAGCATCAGTTATCGGTAAGTACATCTGCATCTGctgcacacatgcacgcacacacacacacacaacacacaacacacaggcGTGTAGCTAGACTTTTGGtaatgccagggcctagctgtaagctgaagaccaaaaaatgGTAACtatctgctgacaatagctgccctcccaCCAACTAACTATATCCAAATTTATACTGCTCTTTTCACAGCCAACAGTATATTCATAGATAAGTTTTTTAAATTACCCAAACACCAGATAGTGTCCTGGATAAATGTGTCTACTTCACTGTAGTTAtgactgtatacatgtacactgtactacACATAATGTCACTGTTGTACGTAGCTGTTGCGTAGTGGAGTAAGTCTAGAGCCCAACCACAACTTCCGCAGACACTTTGAAGAGACAATAAGATCAGTAGGAAGATCTGTGGGAGAAACAACTAGGTCAGTTCCGTTGATTTGCATTTCAACTCCACTTATAATATTTCTATATATTTCTTACTCAGTTTGAAATAGTTCTGATTACAGTAAAGTTGTAAAACTTTATTTAGTAATAGTGAGATATTAAGCTATTTCACAAGTTAATAACTGGCGACTTAAAAGTTTATGAATACTTGTTACTAGCATTAAATAAGTGTAAATTAGTGAAGATCTTCATTGTGATATATTGTATTAGTGATATTTCATTGTTCTTTCAGTGGTATGAAGAATCGACTTAAAGGTGGCATGTAAGTATATGCTTTGTATGTACAATGATATGTAGCACCACTGGATTTGTAGTGTTtgtacatttgtgtgtgtgAGGGTGTTGTTATGATGGCTCGTCTTTTCCTTCGCTTATTTAGGATGAAGATACGAAACAAGCCAAGGACAGATGATGAAGGTAAACTGATATGTTATATTTGACCCTTGTACACATGATGTACTGTAGTTGAGTATGTAAATATGTACAGTAGATTAGTTTGGGACTAGTCTTCTTAGCCAGTTATTATATATAGCTTTACTGGTCGAATGTAGAAATATAAACACCAGTAAAAACAGAAGAATGTACATGAGTCCTGCTTGGCACTTGTAGTACAATTAGTGAACAAGATAGAAAAATTTACTTGGTGTATTATCCCTTTCAAGTTGGATTAGTACGTATCCCAGCTGTTATTGTACAATGTATAGACATAACAGGTACAAATAGTTTTAGCAGTAGTTTTACAAGTACAACTAGTTTGTTAAACTGATGTATGTAGACAGTGAAACATttcattgtaaaaaaaattccTTTGTGATGTGTAAAGAAGCTATAAAAGTCAGTGATAATGTCCTGATTACCAACATGCTATTTGAAGTGTTAGAAACACT
The nucleotide sequence above comes from Dysidea avara chromosome 3, odDysAvar1.4, whole genome shotgun sequence. Encoded proteins:
- the LOC136249872 gene encoding transmembrane and coiled-coil domain protein 3-like isoform X2; its protein translation is MSSLERSPSPLLLHKQTSELLPDERSPPSSQLTVPMQLGSNSASPSPQMKHKKITAVTEGMRKVFGGGKRNSNSCDVESQESTTSGESSLKETFAKVLYQIKAGKPLPTQPQPQQTQSKRRSRYFDEDGYNSDPGILQEGSEDEPDSAPDPDIERQIANIERKMQKQKELLQQEEELVTKEYHTGDSSQENETGAENRRSKPKISFRLKSSKAEQSRRKIEKYEHQLSLLRSGVSLEPNHNFRRHFEETIRSVGRSVGETTSGMKNRLKGGMMKIRNKPRTDDEEYEGDALSTTSQEVRMIGNDEDSLVGGSTKVDGESTEYVPFAVERESIEKAFQEKLKAQEERLMIKLSGQDALIENQRDTIERLDNQITELIDLQQREVSELQQQLAQIQTHTMEKLQDFDDTIEEYQSQLKKLEVFIHSPEADGQVPPRVQASKWATKLLSALLVILSISLALKTHIFTGFSFVKNKFGGHRKFYLLTIIVIVAYFVYLFLH
- the LOC136249872 gene encoding transmembrane and coiled-coil domain protein 3-like isoform X1, with the protein product MSSLERSPSPLLLHKQTSELLPDERSPPSSQLTVPMQLGSNSASPSPQMKHKKITAVTEGMRKVFGGGKRNSNSCDVESQESTTSGESSLKETFAKVLYQIKAGKPLPTQPQPQQTQSKRRSRYFDEDGYNSDPGILQEGSEDEPDSAPDPDIERQIANIERKMQKQKELLQQEEELVTKEYHTGDSSQENETGAENRSRSKPKISFRLKSSKAEQSRRKIEKYEHQLSLLRSGVSLEPNHNFRRHFEETIRSVGRSVGETTSGMKNRLKGGMMKIRNKPRTDDEEYEGDALSTTSQEVRMIGNDEDSLVGGSTKVDGESTEYVPFAVERESIEKAFQEKLKAQEERLMIKLSGQDALIENQRDTIERLDNQITELIDLQQREVSELQQQLAQIQTHTMEKLQDFDDTIEEYQSQLKKLEVFIHSPEADGQVPPRVQASKWATKLLSALLVILSISLALKTHIFTGFSFVKNKFGGHRKFYLLTIIVIVAYFVYLFLH